One segment of Pricia mediterranea DNA contains the following:
- a CDS encoding bifunctional aldolase/short-chain dehydrogenase: MGTPVKNFKYVDYLWDDKKAAELGDDQVALFLYRSNILGADLRITNYGGGNTSCKTIEKDPLTDKEVEVMWIKGSGGDIGTLSREGIAGLYVDRLRDLKKVYGGLEDEDRMVGLFDHCIYDLDSRAPSIDTPLHGLLPFKHIDHLHPDALIAVAAAKDSEKVTKEIWGDSMGWVPWQRPGFDLGLQLEKCLNDTPGIRGIVLGSHGLFTWGDTSYESYMNSLEVIEMASEYIAKKIEENGSVFGGQKVESLPKKERSEKASRLMPMLRGLCSAENRMIGHFNDSDTVLQFINSNDLSRLAPMGTSCPDHFLRTKIQPLVLDLGKDADLSDTDAVLEKLRPAFEKYKEEYAEYYEKHKRANSPAIRDASPVIIIYPGIGMFSFAKNKQTTRVANEFYVNAINVMRGAEAITEYTALPRQEAFDIEYWLLEEAKLQRQPKEKPLSRKVALVTGAGGGIGKAIADKLAEEGANVVLTDIAEDRLQEALETYGSDTASYAICDVTKKESIAETYKKACLDFGGVDIVVHSAGLAISKPLEETTEKDWDLLQNVLVKGQFELAKQAVAIMRKQNLGGDFISIASKNGLVSGPNNVGYGTSKAAQQHMARLLAAELAGDKIRVNTVNPDGVIVGSKIWEGDWAEGRAKAYGISVEELPAHYAKRNLLNEIIYPKDIANAVFALVGILDKSTGNTINVDGGMANAFVR; the protein is encoded by the coding sequence ATGGGCACTCCGGTCAAGAATTTCAAATACGTAGATTACCTCTGGGACGATAAAAAAGCCGCCGAGCTGGGCGACGATCAGGTGGCCCTTTTTCTGTACCGCTCCAATATTCTTGGGGCCGATTTGCGCATCACCAATTATGGCGGTGGTAATACGAGCTGCAAGACCATCGAAAAAGACCCTCTGACCGATAAGGAGGTCGAGGTGATGTGGATAAAAGGTTCCGGTGGGGATATAGGCACTTTGTCCCGGGAAGGTATTGCAGGACTATATGTGGATAGACTGCGGGACCTTAAAAAGGTATATGGAGGATTGGAGGATGAAGATCGGATGGTAGGATTGTTCGATCACTGTATCTACGATCTAGATAGCCGCGCGCCATCGATCGATACCCCGCTCCACGGATTGCTCCCATTCAAGCATATCGACCACCTACATCCGGATGCCCTGATCGCGGTCGCCGCTGCAAAGGATAGCGAAAAGGTAACTAAAGAAATCTGGGGCGACAGCATGGGATGGGTACCCTGGCAGCGCCCCGGATTTGACTTGGGACTGCAATTGGAAAAATGCCTCAACGACACCCCCGGTATCCGTGGTATCGTTCTTGGAAGTCACGGTCTGTTTACTTGGGGCGATACATCCTACGAGAGCTATATGAACAGTTTGGAGGTTATTGAAATGGCCTCAGAGTACATCGCCAAAAAAATCGAGGAAAATGGTTCCGTTTTTGGAGGTCAAAAAGTAGAGAGCTTGCCCAAGAAAGAGCGTTCGGAAAAAGCATCCCGGCTGATGCCGATGCTTAGGGGGCTCTGTTCCGCCGAAAACCGTATGATCGGCCATTTCAACGATAGCGATACAGTGCTGCAGTTTATCAACAGCAACGACCTGTCCCGCTTGGCCCCGATGGGCACTTCCTGTCCCGATCACTTTTTACGTACGAAAATCCAGCCTTTAGTACTCGACCTCGGCAAAGATGCGGACCTTTCGGACACCGATGCCGTATTGGAAAAACTGCGTCCCGCTTTTGAAAAATATAAGGAAGAATACGCAGAATACTACGAAAAACATAAACGGGCCAACAGTCCCGCTATACGCGATGCCAGTCCCGTAATCATCATCTATCCTGGGATCGGTATGTTCAGTTTTGCCAAGAACAAGCAGACCACACGGGTGGCGAACGAGTTTTACGTCAATGCTATTAACGTAATGCGGGGGGCCGAAGCGATTACGGAATACACCGCCCTTCCTAGGCAGGAAGCTTTTGATATCGAATATTGGCTGTTGGAAGAAGCGAAGCTACAACGCCAGCCCAAGGAAAAACCCCTGTCTCGCAAAGTGGCCCTAGTTACCGGTGCGGGAGGTGGAATCGGAAAGGCCATCGCCGATAAATTGGCTGAAGAAGGCGCGAACGTCGTGCTTACCGATATTGCCGAAGACCGCTTGCAGGAAGCCTTGGAGACTTACGGTAGCGATACGGCCAGCTATGCCATCTGCGATGTGACCAAAAAGGAATCGATTGCCGAAACTTACAAAAAAGCTTGCCTTGATTTCGGAGGCGTCGATATCGTAGTCCATAGTGCGGGACTCGCCATTTCAAAACCCCTTGAGGAAACTACCGAAAAGGATTGGGACCTATTGCAGAACGTGCTGGTTAAAGGGCAGTTCGAACTCGCCAAGCAGGCTGTTGCCATCATGCGCAAACAAAATTTGGGCGGGGATTTTATCAGCATTGCCAGCAAAAACGGACTCGTATCGGGCCCCAACAACGTCGGCTACGGCACCTCGAAGGCCGCACAGCAGCATATGGCCCGCCTGTTGGCCGCCGAACTGGCCGGGGATAAAATCCGAGTGAACACCGTCAATCCCGATGGGGTCATCGTTGGAAGCAAAATTTGGGAGGGCGATTGGGCCGAAGGAAGGGCCAAAGCCTACGGTATCTCCGTCGAGGAACTCCCCGCCCATTACGCTAAACGAAACCTATTGAACGAAATTATTTATCCCAAGGATATAGCGAACGCGGTTTTTGCCTTGGTCGGCATTCTAGATAAGAGTACCGGAAATACCATCAATGTAGATGGAGGAATGGCGAACGCGTTCGTACGGTAA
- a CDS encoding GntR family transcriptional regulator, with the protein MEILKYVAINGESRIPKYRQIVDSIIYNISVGNLKMDQKIPSINRFSEEYLLSRDTVEKAYTILKEGQIITSIRGKGFYIARTKLLSKINILFLINKLSTYKMRVYNSFIQNMGANSHTDLHIYHCDNSLFINLLEKNRNAYDYYVIMPHFKTEDLKHISYTDEAVKAVNRIPKNKLIIMDNNRIAIENPFIEIYQDFANDIYEALKEGLPQIRKYDNLFLVYPENSVYPYPRRILHGFRKFCLEFSLEFDILEEIYDDIILKKGDLFITIEESDLVNLVNQIRDKEFSLGGDIGVISYNDTPLKDLLGITCISTDFDIMGETAAVMLLNNTKGKIKNPFNFIDRESL; encoded by the coding sequence ATGGAAATTCTCAAGTATGTAGCAATCAACGGCGAATCAAGGATACCTAAATATAGGCAAATTGTCGATTCCATTATCTACAATATATCCGTTGGAAACTTGAAAATGGATCAAAAAATACCTTCGATCAACCGATTTAGTGAAGAGTACCTCCTGTCTAGGGATACGGTGGAAAAGGCTTACACTATTCTAAAGGAGGGGCAAATAATCACTTCCATCAGGGGGAAGGGTTTTTATATTGCCCGTACGAAGTTGTTATCAAAAATTAACATTTTGTTTCTAATCAATAAATTGAGCACGTACAAGATGCGCGTTTATAACAGCTTTATCCAGAATATGGGCGCCAATTCACATACCGACCTTCATATTTACCACTGCGACAACTCATTGTTTATCAATCTGCTCGAAAAAAACAGGAACGCTTATGATTATTACGTTATCATGCCTCATTTCAAGACCGAAGACCTAAAACATATAAGCTATACAGACGAGGCGGTTAAAGCCGTCAACCGAATCCCCAAAAATAAATTGATAATCATGGACAATAACCGGATTGCCATTGAGAATCCATTTATCGAAATTTATCAAGACTTCGCGAACGATATTTACGAAGCGCTGAAGGAAGGACTTCCACAAATTAGAAAGTATGATAATTTGTTTTTGGTTTATCCAGAAAATTCGGTCTATCCGTATCCCAGAAGAATATTACATGGATTTCGTAAGTTCTGTCTGGAGTTTTCTTTGGAATTTGACATCCTTGAAGAAATCTACGACGACATCATTCTTAAAAAGGGCGATTTATTTATCACTATTGAAGAATCGGACCTTGTCAATCTGGTGAATCAAATACGCGACAAGGAGTTTTCCCTTGGTGGCGATATCGGGGTCATTTCCTATAATGACACCCCTTTAAAAGATCTTCTTGGCATTACATGTATTTCTACGGATTTCGATATCATGGGAGAAACAGCAGCTGTAATGCTTTTAAACAATACCAAGGGGAAGATCAAGAACCCATTTAATTTTATCGATAGAGAGTCATTATAA